One genomic region from Mycobacteriales bacterium encodes:
- a CDS encoding SDR family oxidoreductase has product MADLAGKVALVTGSSSGIGAGVARRLAAEGMRVVVNSVRSVDEGESLAAELEGATYLQADVADQAQAVDLVQRTVDRMGGLDVLVNNAGTTVRIPHADLEAASPDIWRRIFDVNVIGTWQLTVAAMPHLKASGDGSVINVTSLAGVRPTGSSIPYAASKAALNHLTRLLAAVVGPEVRVNAVAPGLISTPWTADWDDTHAAVQAMAPLRRSGEPDDMAEVVLALLRSRYTTGEVWISDGGMHLR; this is encoded by the coding sequence GTGGCCGATCTGGCCGGCAAGGTCGCACTCGTCACCGGTTCGTCGTCGGGCATCGGGGCGGGCGTCGCGCGCCGCCTCGCCGCCGAAGGCATGCGGGTGGTCGTCAACTCCGTGCGCTCCGTCGACGAGGGCGAGTCGCTCGCCGCCGAGCTCGAGGGGGCCACCTACCTGCAGGCCGACGTCGCCGACCAGGCGCAGGCCGTCGACCTCGTGCAGCGCACTGTCGACCGCATGGGCGGGCTCGACGTGCTCGTCAACAACGCGGGTACGACGGTGCGCATCCCGCACGCCGATCTCGAGGCCGCGAGCCCGGACATCTGGCGGCGGATCTTCGACGTCAACGTCATCGGCACCTGGCAGCTCACGGTCGCGGCGATGCCGCACCTCAAGGCCTCGGGCGACGGATCGGTCATCAACGTCACGTCGCTGGCGGGCGTGCGCCCGACCGGCTCCTCGATTCCGTACGCCGCGAGCAAGGCCGCCCTCAACCACCTGACCCGGCTGCTCGCTGCCGTGGTCGGGCCGGAGGTGCGCGTCAACGCCGTGGCCCCCGGCCTCATCTCCACGCCCTGGACCGCCGACTGGGACGACACGCACGCGGCGGTGCAGGCCATGGCGCCGCTACGACGCTCCGGTGAGCCCGACGACATGGCCGAGGTCGTGCTGGCCCTGCTCCGCTCGCGCTACACGACCGGCGAGGTGTGGATCTCCGACGGCGGCATGCACCTGCGCTGA